One genomic region from Clostridium saccharobutylicum DSM 13864 encodes:
- a CDS encoding DUF1540 domain-containing protein has protein sequence MVVKCGAKTCKYYKNGICCADEIKMKDFEWYCDDINDYVDEMKCTTYEKDRDWMIRITN, from the coding sequence TTGGTAGTTAAATGTGGTGCTAAAACTTGTAAGTATTATAAAAATGGTATTTGCTGTGCAGATGAAATAAAAATGAAAGATTTTGAATGGTATTGTGATGATATAAATGATTATGTAGATGAAATGAAATGTACAACCTATGAAAAGGATAGAGATTGGATGATCAGAATAACAAATTAA
- a CDS encoding helix-turn-helix domain-containing protein has protein sequence MKLTPIRLRRLNEGIEVEQAVEALKISKSTFYKLERGWTNPSPQLIKRLADTYNCTTDEIFKDLKIKG, from the coding sequence ATGAAATTAACACCAATAAGATTAAGAAGATTAAATGAGGGAATCGAAGTTGAACAAGCTGTAGAAGCATTAAAAATAAGTAAAAGTACATTTTATAAATTGGAACGTGGATGGACAAACCCATCACCTCAATTAATAAAGAGACTTGCAGATACTTATAATTGTACAACTGATGAAATATTTAAAGATTTAAAAATAAAAGGATGA
- a CDS encoding helix-turn-helix domain-containing protein produces the protein MLGDKVKMLRKQMKITQQKLAKTIGLSQSTIGMIEGNKQGASNDTLIKLANALNTTVDYLLCDDMEEIADDDKNAALKTRNDVHYNSQIDDDIRKIERARKKMDPKNKEKMMNILRSAFDEYFDD, from the coding sequence ATGTTAGGTGATAAAGTAAAAATGCTCAGAAAACAAATGAAAATCACACAACAAAAATTAGCAAAAACTATTGGACTAAGCCAGTCTACAATAGGAATGATAGAAGGAAATAAACAAGGTGCTAGTAATGATACTTTAATAAAACTCGCAAATGCTTTAAATACTACTGTTGATTATTTATTATGTGATGACATGGAAGAAATAGCTGATGATGATAAAAATGCTGCTCTTAAGACAAGAAATGATGTACATTATAACTCTCAAATAGATGATGATATAAGAAAAATTGAAAGAGCTCGAAAGAAAATGGATCCGAAAAATAAAGAAAAGATGATGAACATTTTAAGGTCTGCTTTTGATGAGTACTTTGACGATTAG
- a CDS encoding ImmA/IrrE family metallo-endopeptidase: MNDIYIKLNISHLPINILEIISSFDNIKIVSYHQFMTDHNLTKEETFEILSSDEGCTVCSKSLDRYIIYYNDLDYKSEERIRWTLTHELGHILCEHYSDSTRISSDDLCEDEYKFKECEANYFTGLLLSNPIILNKLKVKSSHDIEIFCALSSEAAKYRFDSYKKWCKHKFISSSDRYILRNFKNYFESQFLEYNEFINFMNSF; this comes from the coding sequence GTGAATGATATTTATATAAAATTAAATATCTCTCATTTGCCAATAAATATACTTGAAATAATAAGTTCTTTCGATAATATAAAAATAGTTTCTTATCATCAATTCATGACCGATCACAATTTAACTAAAGAAGAAACTTTTGAAATATTAAGCTCAGATGAAGGATGTACTGTTTGTTCTAAATCATTAGATAGATATATCATCTATTATAATGATTTAGATTATAAATCTGAGGAAAGAATTAGATGGACCTTGACCCATGAATTAGGTCATATTTTATGCGAACATTATTCTGATAGCACACGAATATCTTCTGATGATTTATGTGAAGATGAATACAAATTCAAAGAATGCGAAGCAAATTACTTCACTGGTCTTTTATTATCTAATCCAATAATATTAAACAAGTTGAAAGTAAAATCATCACACGATATTGAAATTTTTTGTGCTTTGTCTTCAGAAGCTGCTAAATACAGATTTGACAGCTATAAAAAATGGTGCAAACATAAATTCATAAGTAGTTCTGATAGATATATTCTAAGAAATTTCAAAAATTATTTTGAATCACAATTCCTTGAATATAATGAATTCATTAATTTTATGAATTCGTTTTAA
- a CDS encoding helix-turn-helix domain-containing protein, with amino-acid sequence MGRKEKVSIEEKLRAIKSYLSGEKSAAQICSDFSIHNQSFRNWIRKYNMNGENGLVVTHKNKIYSEEIKYMAIHDYLDGNGSLENICTKYEIPSIYSLQQWIKKYNSHKIFKSHNKQGDRIMTNGRKTTYEERIEIVAFCISNNDDYQATADKFKVSYQQVYTWVRKYKSNGYEELMDRRGKRKEPEELTESDKLSAQLKLIEAENRRLKMENDFLKKLKEVERRR; translated from the coding sequence ATGGGCAGAAAAGAAAAAGTTTCTATTGAAGAAAAGCTAAGAGCTATTAAATCTTACCTATCAGGTGAAAAAAGTGCTGCACAAATATGTTCTGATTTTAGCATCCATAATCAATCATTTAGGAATTGGATTCGTAAGTATAATATGAATGGTGAAAACGGATTAGTTGTTACTCATAAAAATAAAATTTATTCAGAAGAAATCAAATATATGGCAATTCATGATTATCTTGATGGCAACGGTTCATTGGAAAATATATGCACTAAATATGAAATTCCATCAATTTATAGTCTCCAACAATGGATTAAGAAGTATAATAGTCATAAGATATTTAAATCTCACAATAAGCAAGGGGATAGAATTATGACTAATGGAAGAAAAACCACTTATGAAGAAAGAATTGAGATTGTTGCATTCTGCATTTCGAATAATGATGATTATCAAGCCACTGCTGATAAATTTAAGGTTTCTTATCAACAAGTTTATACATGGGTAAGAAAATATAAATCTAATGGATATGAAGAGTTAATGGACCGTCGCGGTAAGCGTAAAGAGCCTGAGGAGCTTACTGAGTCTGATAAATTATCAGCACAACTAAAACTTATTGAAGCAGAAAATAGACGTTTAAAGATGGAGAATGATTTCTTAAAAAAATTGAAGGAAGTAGAAAGAAGGCGATAA
- a CDS encoding IS3 family transposase, which translates to MQEYKYISIKELHEENGYPIADLCNLASIARSSYYKWINRSETELDKENSIILKEIVKLYEDVHGIYGYRRITMNINRLLNKQYNHKRIYRLMKSINMKSVIRKKRKSYLQSTPQITAENKLNREFYAKKPNEKWLTDVTEFKILNGQKAYLSAIFDLSDKSIISYVVGHSNNNQLVFDTLDLAVIANPTAKPLFHSDRGFQYTNRTFKAKLDKINATQSMSRVSRCIDNGPMEGFWGTLKCEMYYLQKFYTYEELRQAIDDYIVFYNTKRLQKNLKGLTPIEYRNQTLAS; encoded by the coding sequence ATCCAAGAATATAAATATATTTCTATAAAAGAATTACATGAGGAAAATGGCTATCCAATAGCTGATTTATGCAATTTAGCTAGTATTGCACGATCATCTTACTACAAATGGATTAACCGTTCAGAGACTGAATTAGATAAAGAGAATTCAATAATACTAAAAGAAATTGTTAAGCTTTATGAAGATGTACATGGTATCTATGGATACCGTCGGATAACAATGAATATAAATCGACTTCTTAATAAACAGTATAATCATAAACGAATTTATAGATTAATGAAGTCTATTAACATGAAATCAGTTATAAGAAAAAAGAGAAAGTCTTATCTACAAAGTACTCCACAAATAACGGCAGAAAACAAATTAAATAGAGAATTCTATGCAAAGAAACCAAATGAAAAATGGTTAACAGATGTTACTGAGTTTAAGATACTTAATGGTCAAAAGGCTTACCTCAGTGCAATATTTGATTTATCTGATAAAAGCATTATTTCTTATGTGGTCGGTCACTCAAATAACAATCAACTTGTTTTTGATACACTTGACTTAGCAGTAATTGCTAATCCGACTGCAAAGCCACTTTTTCATAGTGATAGGGGATTTCAATATACTAATAGAACTTTCAAGGCTAAACTTGATAAGATTAATGCAACTCAAAGCATGTCACGTGTCAGTAGGTGTATCGACAACGGACCAATGGAAGGTTTTTGGGGAACTCTCAAATGCGAGATGTATTATTTGCAAAAATTTTATACTTATGAAGAATTAAGACAAGCGATTGATGATTACATAGTATTTTATAATACAAAGAGGTTACAGAAAAATTTAAAAGGTCTGACTCCAATTGAATATCGAAATCAGACCTTAGCTTCATAA
- a CDS encoding ABC transporter permease produces MINSITKLELKKIISNKAVKVGLSLVLVYIIVALIGSIQVARYESVNDSLNTIEELKGMKAINQKKVDVEKVKGYLDEKSIKEIISNYNKLRNNKNNLTAKGELKDDVCNKYWVPYSDIQNLLLESYVPLNTIDDNVLDKLTPNSSKEFYSNRIKQIKDSLNLNYKQVKFDESDVAAVTDKAKNLTQPMYYEYADGWFKLMDNLPFLNILIILILCFSVCRTFTEDIQNGMILVVLPTINGKTKLAFSKIKASIIFAGTTYLVLNFLFAVLLLSFYGASGWNCPIQINSRYWLSIYNLKCYEVYLSAIILGLIACLFMVMLTLLLGTILKKAVLTISAVSIFLLAPLLINTDKLPNILNNVAGLLPINAVDYMEAIRRPYMYNIFGMEILRSYITPIILLIISIVIIPLVVKVYNKQEA; encoded by the coding sequence ATGATAAATTCAATAACTAAATTAGAATTAAAAAAAATTATATCTAATAAGGCTGTTAAAGTAGGATTATCTTTAGTTCTTGTATATATAATAGTTGCACTCATTGGCAGTATTCAGGTAGCAAGATACGAGAGCGTAAATGACTCACTTAATACTATTGAAGAGTTAAAAGGAATGAAAGCAATTAATCAAAAAAAAGTAGATGTAGAAAAAGTTAAGGGATATCTAGATGAGAAATCAATTAAAGAAATTATAAGCAACTATAATAAGTTAAGAAACAATAAGAACAATCTAACAGCAAAAGGAGAACTTAAAGATGACGTCTGTAATAAATATTGGGTGCCTTATTCAGATATACAAAACTTACTGTTAGAATCATATGTACCACTAAATACAATTGATGATAATGTATTAGATAAGTTAACTCCTAATAGTTCAAAAGAATTTTATAGTAATAGAATAAAACAAATAAAAGATTCTTTAAACTTAAACTACAAGCAAGTTAAATTTGATGAATCTGATGTAGCAGCAGTCACAGATAAAGCTAAAAATTTAACACAGCCAATGTACTATGAATATGCAGACGGATGGTTTAAGTTGATGGACAATCTTCCATTTCTAAATATCTTAATCATCTTAATTTTATGTTTTAGTGTATGTCGTACTTTTACGGAAGATATTCAAAATGGAATGATATTAGTTGTATTGCCTACTATAAATGGAAAAACTAAACTTGCCTTCTCTAAAATAAAAGCAAGTATTATATTTGCAGGTACAACTTATTTAGTACTTAACTTTTTGTTTGCAGTTTTACTATTGAGTTTTTATGGAGCTAGTGGTTGGAATTGTCCAATACAAATAAATTCAAGATACTGGTTATCTATATATAATTTAAAATGTTATGAAGTATATTTATCAGCAATTATTTTAGGGTTAATTGCTTGTTTGTTTATGGTCATGCTTACACTTTTATTAGGAACTATATTAAAAAAGGCTGTTTTAACTATAAGTGCTGTTAGTATTTTTTTATTAGCACCTCTATTAATTAACACTGATAAATTACCTAATATCCTAAATAACGTGGCAGGACTTTTGCCAATTAATGCTGTTGATTATATGGAAGCAATAAGAAGGCCATATATGTATAATATTTTTGGGATGGAGATTCTTCGTAGTTATATTACCCCAATTATTCTACTAATTATAAGTATTGTTATTATACCTTTAGTTGTTAAAGTATATAACAAGCAAGAGGCATAA
- a CDS encoding ABC transporter ATP-binding protein: protein MLLSVENLTKKYNQNIVIDNINVNFKQGVNALLGVNGTGKTTLMNMLVTVLKPTSGQILLDGQNILENEKQYRNMLGFLPQNFNGYPELSAKELMIYIGKLKNISDKEIKIKTNELLKLVSLEEVKDKKIKTFSGGMKRRLGIAQALLNDPKILLLDEPTAGLDPKERIKFRNIISNLGTDKIIILSTHIISDIEPIANNIVVMKKGRLFLNGSCEEILSKLQGKVWEFHLTEKETCDMKDFEELGDFREKEDGGILIRVLADEKPYQTAYKVEAKIEDIFLNYFKGDKDDKFNN, encoded by the coding sequence ATGTTATTATCAGTAGAAAACTTAACAAAAAAATATAATCAAAATATTGTGATTGATAATATAAATGTAAATTTTAAACAAGGAGTTAATGCTTTATTAGGGGTTAATGGTACAGGAAAAACAACACTTATGAATATGTTAGTAACTGTTCTAAAACCAACAAGTGGACAAATTCTTTTAGATGGACAAAATATTTTGGAAAATGAAAAACAATATAGGAATATGCTTGGTTTTTTGCCTCAGAATTTTAATGGATATCCAGAGTTATCAGCTAAGGAATTAATGATTTATATTGGAAAGCTCAAGAATATATCAGATAAAGAAATAAAAATTAAAACAAATGAGCTGCTTAAATTAGTTTCTTTAGAAGAGGTAAAAGACAAAAAAATAAAAACTTTTTCAGGTGGGATGAAAAGAAGATTAGGAATTGCACAAGCATTATTAAATGATCCTAAAATATTACTTTTAGATGAGCCAACAGCAGGATTAGACCCTAAAGAAAGAATTAAATTTAGAAATATTATAAGCAATTTAGGTACAGATAAAATTATTATATTATCAACTCATATAATTTCTGATATTGAACCTATAGCTAATAATATAGTAGTAATGAAAAAAGGAAGGCTATTTTTGAATGGTTCTTGTGAAGAAATACTAAGTAAATTACAAGGGAAAGTTTGGGAATTTCATTTAACAGAAAAAGAAACATGTGATATGAAAGACTTTGAGGAATTAGGAGATTTTAGAGAAAAAGAAGATGGTGGTATATTAATAAGGGTTTTAGCAGATGAAAAACCATATCAAACAGCTTATAAAGTTGAAGCTAAAATTGAAGATATTTTTCTTAATTATTTTAAGGGGGATAAAGATGATAAATTCAATAACTAA
- a CDS encoding helix-turn-helix domain-containing protein has protein sequence MTLLERDRQKIEEGREEGILLTKKVFKLVNGGYSISEIAKECNISENKVKNILK, from the coding sequence ATGACTTTATTAGAAAGAGATAGACAAAAAATTGAAGAAGGCAGAGAAGAAGGAATTCTTTTAACAAAAAAAGTATTTAAGCTCGTAAATGGGGGCTATAGCATAAGTGAAATAGCGAAAGAGTGTAATATATCGGAAAATAAAGTAAAAAACATATTGAAATAG
- a CDS encoding methyl-accepting chemotaxis protein — protein MNKIISGIKGRILISIVLVVLLTIASISGIAIYQVNKKNYNDYLSNSREQMNIVSQTIKIFDDQIDKNLDMLATNPLIMTADDSITSYKNTKEETQMKPSANGELEKAIYKVFEQYGKSHEGTNYVYLGTKDGRYIQWPETTTFAGYDPVKRPWYVGAENKDGKVIRTAPYVFKSEMLTSNARTFTDKDGNVLGVIGLDVKQSKISDMLNQMKFGKTGFSMIIHNTGAIMADGKNPENNFKQVQEVGIDGLDKILTDGTKTFEVVINGEKYLVNPYKVEGTDWILASFITQKEIDSGAKEIMNTVVISAIVILVLISILANYVSSSITKPIIAVTGRVKDFANLDFSADKQINEKYLNRKDEIGDMIMSLKIMRENVANFIRKSADAAEHIAASSEELTATSEQAATASEEVAKTIEEIARGASEQATDTEIAANNVEELGNLLEQDLNYTRELNVAAIQIEKQKEEGFLILKELINKTQKNSDASSNVYEIIMTNNESAEKIESASTMIQSIADQTNLLALNAAIEAARAGEAGKGFAVVADEIRKLAEQSNNFTSDIKTIINELKTKSQSAVDFMKETNKIVIEQAESVEATEGKFEGIAEAIDAIKSIITKLNHSTGLMAENKNKIIELTQNLSAISEENAAGTEQTSASMEEQAATIEEIASSGEKLATIAEELRVLIDQFKI, from the coding sequence ATGAATAAGATTATTAGTGGAATAAAAGGAAGAATTTTAATATCTATAGTGTTAGTTGTTTTATTGACTATAGCAAGTATCAGTGGTATAGCAATTTATCAAGTAAATAAAAAGAATTATAATGATTATCTAAGTAATTCAAGAGAACAAATGAATATAGTTTCTCAAACAATTAAAATTTTCGATGACCAAATAGATAAAAATCTTGATATGTTGGCAACAAATCCTTTGATAATGACGGCAGATGACAGCATAACAAGTTATAAAAACACAAAAGAAGAAACTCAAATGAAACCTTCTGCTAATGGAGAACTTGAAAAAGCAATATATAAAGTATTTGAGCAATATGGAAAAAGCCACGAAGGGACAAACTATGTCTATCTAGGAACTAAAGATGGAAGGTATATACAATGGCCTGAAACTACTACATTTGCAGGGTATGATCCTGTAAAAAGACCTTGGTACGTTGGTGCTGAGAATAAAGATGGAAAAGTTATTAGAACAGCACCATATGTTTTTAAGTCCGAGATGCTTACAAGTAATGCCCGTACATTTACAGATAAAGATGGAAACGTTCTTGGAGTAATAGGTCTTGATGTAAAGCAATCTAAAATTAGTGATATGCTAAATCAAATGAAGTTTGGTAAAACAGGTTTTTCAATGATTATACATAATACAGGTGCAATAATGGCAGATGGAAAAAATCCTGAAAATAATTTTAAGCAAGTGCAAGAAGTTGGGATTGATGGCTTGGATAAAATTTTAACTGATGGAACAAAAACATTTGAAGTTGTAATTAATGGTGAAAAATATCTTGTAAACCCATATAAAGTTGAAGGAACAGATTGGATATTAGCATCATTTATTACTCAAAAAGAGATAGATTCTGGTGCAAAAGAAATAATGAATACAGTAGTTATTTCAGCTATAGTCATATTAGTGTTAATAAGTATTCTGGCTAATTATGTATCTAGCAGTATAACAAAACCTATTATAGCAGTCACAGGCAGAGTAAAAGATTTTGCTAATCTGGATTTTTCAGCAGATAAGCAGATAAATGAAAAGTACTTAAATAGAAAAGATGAAATAGGAGATATGATAATGTCTCTTAAAATTATGAGAGAAAATGTAGCAAATTTTATTAGAAAATCAGCAGATGCAGCAGAGCATATTGCTGCATCATCAGAAGAACTAACTGCTACTTCTGAGCAGGCAGCTACTGCATCAGAGGAAGTTGCAAAAACTATTGAAGAAATTGCAAGAGGAGCTAGTGAACAAGCTACAGATACAGAAATAGCAGCTAATAATGTAGAAGAGTTAGGAAATTTATTAGAGCAAGATTTAAATTATACTAGAGAACTTAATGTTGCAGCGATTCAAATTGAAAAACAAAAAGAAGAAGGTTTCCTAATTTTAAAAGAGCTTATTAATAAGACACAGAAAAACAGTGATGCATCGAGCAATGTTTATGAGATTATAATGACTAACAATGAAAGTGCAGAAAAAATTGAAAGCGCTAGTACTATGATTCAAAGCATTGCGGACCAAACCAATCTTTTAGCGCTAAATGCCGCAATTGAAGCTGCAAGAGCAGGAGAAGCAGGTAAAGGTTTTGCAGTTGTTGCGGATGAAATAAGAAAGCTTGCAGAACAATCCAATAACTTTACTAGTGATATTAAAACTATAATAAATGAATTAAAGACAAAATCACAAAGTGCAGTTGATTTTATGAAGGAAACAAATAAGATTGTTATAGAACAAGCAGAGAGTGTTGAAGCAACTGAAGGAAAATTTGAGGGGATAGCAGAGGCAATTGATGCTATAAAAAGCATAATTACTAAACTTAATCATTCTACAGGCTTAATGGCAGAAAATAAAAATAAAATTATTGAATTAACACAAAATCTATCGGCAATATCTGAGGAGAACGCCGCTGGAACAGAGCAGACATCTGCATCTATGGAAGAACAAGCAGCCACAATTGAAGAAATTGCAAGTTCAGGTGAAAAATTAGCCACAATTGCAGAAGAATTAAGAGTATTAATAGATCAGTTTAAAATTTAG
- a CDS encoding DUF1062 domain-containing protein, giving the protein MSYLKKYQWELVPKNLPIVRRNCPKCNEKVRYINSEKFRVNANKNSIDIWLIYQCEKCKSTWNMAIYERIKPYDINKYEYEKFLSNDKELAREYAFDLSIYNKNKAEVILEGVNYKLIQKKLEAYYKNENELVIEIVCNDLIELRVDKLLSDTLGISRNKIKNMNKKGVIFIKDNKNSLNMKVRDRMEIHVLNVVENIGILETII; this is encoded by the coding sequence ATGAGCTATTTAAAAAAATATCAATGGGAACTAGTTCCTAAAAATTTACCAATAGTAAGAAGGAATTGTCCTAAATGTAATGAAAAAGTACGTTATATAAATAGTGAAAAATTTAGAGTGAATGCAAATAAGAATAGTATTGACATTTGGCTGATTTATCAATGTGAAAAATGTAAATCAACTTGGAACATGGCAATATATGAAAGAATAAAACCGTATGATATTAATAAATATGAGTATGAAAAATTTCTTTCTAATGATAAAGAATTAGCTAGAGAATATGCTTTTGATTTAAGTATATATAATAAAAATAAAGCTGAAGTTATTCTAGAGGGCGTTAATTATAAATTAATTCAAAAGAAATTAGAAGCATATTATAAGAATGAAAATGAACTTGTTATTGAAATTGTTTGTAATGATCTAATAGAACTCAGAGTAGACAAGCTCTTAAGTGATACACTTGGAATTTCAAGAAACAAAATAAAAAATATGAATAAAAAAGGAGTGATCTTTATTAAGGATAATAAGAATTCATTAAATATGAAAGTAAGAGATAGAATGGAGATACATGTTTTAAATGTAGTAGAAAATATAGGAATTTTAGAAACTATAATATAA
- a CDS encoding AraC family transcriptional regulator produces MKDKQIIGRAIIFIETNLYEPLTVESVATAVSYSYYHFHRYFQAVMGETIGSYIRSRRLTQATYDLIYSNKKILDIAISLYFESAESFTRAFRKRYGITPTQYRKNGIDTLIGNHQPMQINKMTEWNYVNLSPEIVTFEPKFVAGFRVDMSIENNNTLKMWEKFNTQLVKQNYISMNNNRYGIYETGGTCLPNTFNKNSEATLFIGIETSSDNNVPKGMKLKEISGGKYAKFIHKGTVKNLISTYHYIWGVWLPNSSFQIDERDDLECYTEQFLGAENEESQIEIYFPIQ; encoded by the coding sequence TTGAAAGATAAGCAAATTATTGGTAGAGCAATTATATTTATTGAAACGAATTTGTATGAGCCTTTGACTGTAGAATCAGTTGCCACTGCAGTTTCCTATTCTTATTATCATTTTCACCGTTATTTTCAAGCGGTGATGGGAGAAACTATTGGTAGCTATATAAGAAGTCGGAGATTGACTCAAGCTACATATGACCTTATATATAGTAATAAGAAAATTTTAGATATAGCAATCTCACTATATTTCGAGTCAGCTGAAAGTTTTACAAGAGCCTTTAGAAAGAGATATGGCATTACACCGACACAATACAGAAAAAATGGGATTGACACGTTGATTGGAAACCATCAGCCTATGCAAATTAACAAAATGACTGAATGGAATTATGTAAATTTGTCACCAGAAATCGTAACATTTGAGCCTAAATTTGTTGCTGGGTTTAGAGTTGATATGAGTATTGAGAATAACAACACACTTAAAATGTGGGAAAAGTTTAACACTCAACTGGTAAAGCAAAATTATATTTCAATGAATAATAATAGGTATGGTATTTATGAAACAGGTGGTACATGTCTGCCAAATACATTTAATAAAAATAGTGAAGCTACTTTATTTATAGGAATTGAAACATCAAGTGATAATAATGTCCCAAAAGGTATGAAGTTAAAAGAAATTAGTGGTGGAAAGTATGCTAAATTCATACACAAAGGTACAGTAAAAAATTTGATTTCTACATATCATTATATTTGGGGTGTTTGGCTGCCTAATAGTAGTTTTCAGATTGATGAGAGAGATGATTTAGAATGCTACACAGAGCAATTTTTAGGAGCTGAAAATGAAGAATCACAGATTGAAATTTATTTTCCTATACAATAG
- a CDS encoding C45 family autoproteolytic acyltransferase/hydolase — translation MKKTKAYLKNFVGTSYEVGTQIGNWVLSQPDLLKKVILPPKAYPQSKLAEIFNLLNLYCSGVNEEIKGFADTVGISKEQAIFYAMTYLERGCSLMSAVSNKIETGHTLMARNYDFNDEMEEMCFAYTAIMGKYRYIGSTLNLFGRCDGMNEYGLAACKASNGLPVGNFQGGQKAGVTGFSFWVVIRSILENCKNVEEAIVWAMDAPIGYNINLMLADSNNKIALLQCIDGHKAYRILDNDSKQNFLISTNHAVLQEIKPYEKMLIENSVIRYQVIEKMFSEKEKISVKDLKNILSTPYPQGLCCHYYPEFFGTLRSMLFNTTEKKIEMTFGSPQANDWKTFIVEKLQEQEIIVNLPCEKAGKDFYNITY, via the coding sequence ATGAAAAAAACAAAGGCGTACTTAAAAAATTTTGTGGGAACAAGTTATGAAGTTGGAACACAGATTGGTAACTGGGTTTTATCACAACCTGATTTATTGAAAAAGGTGATTTTGCCACCTAAGGCTTATCCACAAAGTAAATTAGCAGAGATATTCAATTTGCTTAACTTATATTGCAGTGGTGTAAACGAGGAAATCAAAGGATTTGCAGATACAGTCGGAATTTCGAAAGAACAAGCGATTTTTTATGCAATGACATATTTAGAGCGTGGGTGTAGTTTGATGTCTGCTGTTTCAAATAAGATTGAGACTGGACACACTTTGATGGCACGTAACTATGATTTTAATGATGAAATGGAAGAAATGTGTTTTGCATACACAGCTATTATGGGAAAATATCGTTACATTGGTTCTACACTCAATTTATTTGGACGATGCGATGGAATGAATGAATATGGGTTAGCAGCTTGCAAAGCTAGTAATGGATTGCCTGTTGGTAACTTTCAGGGAGGACAGAAAGCAGGTGTAACTGGTTTTTCTTTTTGGGTTGTTATTCGAAGTATTTTGGAAAACTGCAAAAATGTTGAGGAAGCTATTGTTTGGGCAATGGATGCACCTATTGGATATAATATAAATTTAATGCTTGCTGACAGTAATAATAAAATTGCCTTATTGCAATGTATAGATGGTCATAAAGCATATCGCATCTTAGATAATGACTCCAAGCAGAACTTTCTAATTTCTACAAACCATGCAGTCTTGCAAGAAATAAAGCCATATGAAAAGATGTTGATTGAGAACTCGGTAATTCGTTATCAAGTAATAGAAAAAATGTTTTCGGAAAAAGAAAAGATATCAGTAAAAGATTTAAAGAATATACTGTCAACACCTTATCCACAAGGATTGTGCTGTCACTATTATCCAGAATTTTTTGGAACTTTACGTTCTATGTTGTTTAATACAACTGAGAAAAAAATAGAAATGACCTTTGGTTCACCGCAAGCTAATGACTGGAAAACTTTTATTGTAGAAAAATTACAAGAGCAAGAAATTATAGTGAATCTTCCTTGTGAAAAGGCTGGAAAAGATTTTTATAATATTACCTATTAA